The window GGCGACCTGCCCGCCGAACACCCGCACCGGCGAGTGGGCTGGCGAGACGCCGCGGAAGATGTTCTCTTCGATCTTTTCCAGGTCGAGGAGCGCGATCAAGCGGTCCAGCACCGGCTGGCCGCCACCCGGGATCTCCAGTTCGGTGGCGGCCGTCCTGGCCAATTCAGTCATGCAGGGAACCTAACAGCGGCGCGAAGCGCCTCCTTTGAGGGCGGTGGTGGGGAGGAAGGCGGAGCCTATGTGCTGAACGGGGGGACGTCCCTTATGCGTGGTCGTCTTCACCGAGGCGGTGCACGTGGATCAGGTTCGTCGAGCCCACGGTGCCCGGCGGCGAGCCGGCGACGATGACGACCAGGTCACCCTTCTGGTACTTGCCCATCTCGAGCATCGCGTGGTCGACCTGCTGGATCATCTGGTCGGTGGACTCCACCCGCGGCACGATGTGGGTGTTGGTGCCCCAGGTCATCGACAGCTGGCTGCGCACGCAGTCCTCCGGCGTGAACGCCAGCAGCGGCAGCCGCGTGTGCAGCCGGGCCAGGCGGCGCACGGTGTCACCGGACTGTGTGAAGGCGACCAGCGCCTTCGCGTTGAGCCGCTCGCCGATGTCGCGCGCGGCGTAGGAGATCACGCCGCGCTTGGTGCGCGGAACGTGCGTCAGCGGCGGGACGACCGGCGAGTCGGTCTCGACCGCCTCGACGATCCGGCCCATCGTCTGCACGGTCTCGATCGGGTACCGGCCGACGCTGGTCTCGCCGGACAGCATCACCGCGTCGGTGCCGTCGAGCACCGCGTTCGCGACGTCGGAGGCCTCGGCGCGGGTCGGCCGGGAGTTGTTGATCATCGACTCGAGCATCTGCGTCGCGACGATGACCGGCTTCGCGTTCTCGCGGCAGATCTGGATGGCGCGCTTCTGCACCAGCGGGACCTGCTCCAGCGGCAGCTCGACGCCGAGGTCGCCGCGGGCGACCATCACCGCGTCGAAGGCCAGCACGATGGCTTCGAGGTTGTAGACGGCTTCGGGCTTCTCGATCTTGGCGACGACCGGCAGCCGGCCCTTGCCGACCCGGTCCATCACCTG of the Amycolatopsis sp. NBC_01488 genome contains:
- the pyk gene encoding pyruvate kinase: MSRRAKIVCTLGPATATPEKMRALVDAGMDVARMNFSHGSHSDHKEVYDLIRTAAAESGRAVGILADLQGPKIRLGTFAGGPVEWHTGDVVRITVEDVAGTHDRVSTTYKGLAKDAKPGDRLLVDDGKVGLVVKGVEGPDVVCEVTEGGPVSNNKGVSLPGMDVSVPAMSEKDIEDLEFALELGVDFIALSFVRSPADIDLVHQVMDRVGKGRLPVVAKIEKPEAVYNLEAIVLAFDAVMVARGDLGVELPLEQVPLVQKRAIQICRENAKPVIVATQMLESMINNSRPTRAEASDVANAVLDGTDAVMLSGETSVGRYPIETVQTMGRIVEAVETDSPVVPPLTHVPRTKRGVISYAARDIGERLNAKALVAFTQSGDTVRRLARLHTRLPLLAFTPEDCVRSQLSMTWGTNTHIVPRVESTDQMIQQVDHAMLEMGKYQKGDLVVIVAGSPPGTVGSTNLIHVHRLGEDDHA